One Campylobacter lari DNA segment encodes these proteins:
- a CDS encoding endodeoxyribonuclease RusA-like protein, whose product MSYSLKLELKNNPVPYKRTTQRAKFVCKDYLKYLDFKKLLQIEFRKQNGISPNQAFDSKKQYEFSLKIGFNNKKHGDADNIVKAVLDALFENDKNVLKGKYEIVAFKKAFLDLEISQYDFKEGLSYEQ is encoded by the coding sequence ATGAGCTATTCTTTAAAATTAGAGCTTAAAAATAACCCTGTGCCTTATAAAAGAACAACTCAAAGAGCCAAGTTTGTTTGCAAAGATTATCTTAAGTATTTAGATTTTAAAAAACTCTTGCAAATTGAGTTTAGAAAGCAAAATGGAATAAGCCCTAATCAAGCTTTTGACTCTAAAAAGCAATACGAGTTTTCTTTAAAAATAGGTTTTAACAATAAAAAACATGGTGATGCAGATAATATCGTAAAAGCCGTATTGGATGCGCTGTTTGAAAATGATAAGAACGTGTTAAAAGGGAAATATGAAATTGTTGCTTTTAAAAAGGCTTTTTTGGATTTAGAAATTAGCCAATATGATTTTAAGGAAGGATTATCTTATGAGCAATAA
- a CDS encoding DNA-packaging protein: MSNKVLTKDELEQKVDEFFATNTPLAETKEKTIYAPKTIESLAVFLGVTTKTLSIWEKDAEFGEIIQMAKQRCASSIIDHSLIGTYTPSISMFLLKNNHGYVDKQEVVSDSVQKIEIIRSEVKCN, translated from the coding sequence ATGAGCAATAAAGTATTAACAAAAGATGAGTTAGAGCAAAAAGTTGATGAGTTTTTTGCTACAAATACACCACTTGCTGAAACAAAAGAAAAAACTATTTATGCGCCAAAGACAATAGAAAGTCTAGCTGTATTTTTAGGTGTTACGACAAAAACTCTTAGTATTTGGGAGAAAGATGCAGAATTTGGAGAAATTATTCAAATGGCTAAACAAAGATGTGCTAGCTCTATAATAGATCATTCTTTGATAGGCACTTACACTCCTAGCATAAGCATGTTTTTGCTTAAAAACAATCATGGCTATGTAGATAAACAAGAAGTGGTTAGTGATAGTGTTCAAAAAATAGAAATCATAAGAAGTGAAGTTAAATGCAATTAA
- a CDS encoding terminase large subunit domain-containing protein translates to MQLKLDFSYTPAQLKVFDDKNPRFITVAKGRRLGFTRGSAKYVIENLLMGLNVLWVDTVQSNLQNYFELYFMPELKKLPKEFYSWSVQDKKLILNNAVLHMRSAERPENIEGFGYDLVILNEAGIILKGSKGEYLWYNAIRPMLLDNPKSRAIIGGVPKGKNLFYELCKKELSDENWKHFQFSSYDNPFLSKDQIKELIEEVGGEDSEVVKQEIYGDFIDNSSAELFALSDIEKSMNVISFDMQKMQGDNIWGLDVARYGDDKSVLVKRKGFVVDEIKKYSGLSISALANVVLAEFNKDKEKPRGIFIDTCGLGVGVYDILSDYGLPVFEANSANSATNNEYLNKRAQMYFTLAKNIKHMQIIKDDELKKDLRMIEYEYSDKGLLKIKAKEQIKKDYGKSPDTSDALALTFFEKLHPKNNTSEDWSYDGW, encoded by the coding sequence ATGCAATTAAAACTTGATTTTTCTTACACTCCGGCACAACTTAAAGTTTTTGATGATAAAAATCCACGCTTTATAACAGTAGCAAAGGGTAGAAGATTGGGTTTTACAAGAGGAAGTGCAAAATATGTAATAGAAAATCTTTTAATGGGGTTAAATGTTCTTTGGGTTGACACGGTTCAAAGCAACTTACAAAATTATTTCGAGCTTTACTTTATGCCTGAGCTAAAAAAACTCCCAAAAGAATTTTATTCTTGGAGCGTTCAAGATAAAAAACTTATTTTAAATAATGCTGTGCTTCATATGAGAAGTGCTGAAAGACCTGAAAATATAGAAGGCTTTGGCTATGATTTGGTAATTTTAAACGAAGCAGGAATTATCTTAAAAGGCTCTAAAGGGGAGTATCTTTGGTACAACGCCATACGCCCTATGTTGCTTGATAATCCTAAATCAAGAGCGATTATAGGTGGAGTTCCTAAAGGAAAAAATCTTTTTTATGAGCTTTGTAAAAAAGAATTAAGTGATGAAAATTGGAAACATTTTCAGTTCTCAAGTTATGATAATCCTTTTTTGAGTAAAGATCAAATCAAAGAGCTAATCGAAGAAGTAGGCGGAGAAGATAGCGAAGTAGTTAAACAAGAAATTTATGGAGACTTTATAGATAACTCTAGTGCAGAACTTTTTGCTTTAAGTGATATTGAAAAAAGTATGAATGTTATTAGTTTTGATATGCAAAAAATGCAAGGAGACAATATATGGGGACTTGATGTAGCAAGATATGGAGATGATAAGAGCGTTTTGGTCAAAAGAAAAGGTTTTGTTGTAGATGAAATTAAAAAATATAGTGGGCTTAGTATTAGTGCTTTAGCAAATGTTGTTTTAGCAGAATTTAATAAAGACAAGGAAAAGCCACGAGGTATTTTTATAGATACTTGTGGGCTTGGAGTTGGTGTATATGATATATTGAGTGATTATGGCTTGCCTGTATTTGAGGCAAATTCTGCAAATTCTGCAACTAACAATGAATACTTAAACAAAAGAGCGCAAATGTATTTTACTTTGGCTAAAAACATAAAACATATGCAAATTATCAAAGATGATGAGCTAAAAAAAGATTTACGCATGATTGAATATGAGTATTCTGATAAGGGGCTTTTAAAGATAAAGGCAAAAGAACAGATAAAAAAAGATTACGGAAAAAGCCCTGATACTAGTGATGCTTTAGCTTTAACTTTCTTTGAAAAATTGCACCCAAAAAACAATACTAGTGAAGATTGGAGTTATGATGGCTGGTGA
- a CDS encoding portal protein, translating into MRNKEEKITYLVKLISESKNAYEKYKPYFSALQDAYLLKNEKKEIYEKRNKSCIFIPKINAKIKYLITALNDVYFNSERMADIESYINSDEQIIAMWQRALDFYTGEINLFKLFQPLFLDVLTTGTSIAKVTWHKGMPRIERVGIDEVYFDPNALNNDDISFIVNEIYLSHAQIKQRQKLGFYQKTNIDVHFDKNEEFKKVKLYDIYVKKDDDKWVVSTLLEEELLRDDVVLEDGQPFVWGSMLPQLKTIDNEEYVCAYGEPVMSSALSLQKEINITRNLLIDAMRSALNPKIILQKSAGVSREDLETVGKPIYLTEPSSVGFLPTPNISSSGVNLELLESEITEVTGVSPQNNGAQTAQNETATEISIKAQEGGRRSADYIRSYNETFVEPLFDRFAKLVFKYGNDEFFNGFTREDIPSFRFNIQTGTGAMNKEVRRAGLQASMQVFSQLYQMYMSIGDMQSAYGIVKANEELVKELLPILGIKNVNSLFAFNKGMQ; encoded by the coding sequence ATGAGAAATAAAGAAGAAAAAATTACATATTTAGTAAAACTTATAAGTGAAAGTAAAAATGCTTATGAAAAATACAAGCCTTATTTTTCTGCCTTGCAAGATGCATATTTATTAAAAAATGAAAAAAAAGAAATTTATGAAAAAAGAAACAAATCTTGCATCTTTATACCAAAGATTAATGCAAAAATTAAATATTTAATAACTGCTTTAAATGATGTGTATTTTAACAGTGAGAGAATGGCAGATATTGAAAGTTATATTAATTCAGATGAGCAAATTATAGCTATGTGGCAAAGAGCTTTAGATTTTTATACAGGAGAAATTAATTTGTTTAAGCTCTTTCAGCCTTTATTTTTAGATGTTTTAACAACAGGAACATCAATAGCAAAAGTAACTTGGCACAAGGGTATGCCTCGTATTGAAAGAGTTGGTATAGATGAGGTTTATTTTGATCCAAATGCTTTAAATAATGATGATATCAGTTTTATTGTAAATGAGATTTATCTTTCACACGCACAAATTAAGCAAAGGCAAAAATTAGGATTTTATCAAAAGACAAATATAGATGTGCATTTTGACAAAAATGAAGAGTTTAAAAAGGTTAAGTTATATGATATTTATGTGAAAAAAGATGATGATAAATGGGTTGTTTCAACACTTTTAGAAGAGGAATTGTTGCGCGATGATGTGGTTTTAGAAGATGGACAGCCTTTTGTTTGGGGGTCAATGCTTCCACAATTAAAAACAATAGACAATGAAGAATATGTGTGTGCTTATGGCGAACCTGTTATGTCAAGTGCATTGTCTTTGCAAAAGGAAATAAATATCACAAGAAATCTTTTAATAGATGCAATGAGAAGTGCATTAAACCCAAAAATAATACTTCAAAAATCTGCCGGAGTTTCAAGAGAAGACTTAGAGACTGTTGGCAAGCCAATATATCTTACAGAGCCTTCAAGTGTTGGTTTTTTGCCAACACCGAATATAAGTAGCTCGGGGGTTAATTTAGAACTCTTAGAGAGTGAAATCACAGAGGTTACTGGTGTTAGCCCACAAAATAACGGTGCGCAAACTGCACAAAATGAAACTGCTACTGAGATTAGCATAAAAGCACAAGAAGGTGGTCGAAGAAGTGCAGATTATATTAGATCATATAATGAGACTTTTGTAGAGCCTTTGTTTGATAGATTTGCAAAACTAGTATTTAAGTATGGAAATGATGAATTTTTTAATGGGTTTACAAGAGAGGATATACCTAGTTTTAGATTTAATATACAAACAGGTACTGGAGCTATGAATAAAGAAGTTAGAAGAGCAGGACTTCAAGCAAGTATGCAAGTATTTTCACAACTTTATCAAATGTATATGAGTATAGGTGATATGCAAAGTGCATATGGAATTGTTAAAGCTAATGAAGAGTTAGTTAAAGAACTTTTGCCTATTTTGGGGATAAAAAATGTCAATTCTTTATTTGCTTTCAACAAGGGTATGCAATGA
- a CDS encoding putative barnase/colicin E5 family endoribonuclease, translating into MSIREFLKEKPRESDILAFLQQDNKDKNDYLDELRNDIDKAITQNRNNISIYNIQDQNLTNPLGHISQYKRDLYDYENNQEMNADDLSDYILDKQSQFNASKPIFADDNEVARKSNQFMKDLGDELQKSGRGKLLQDSDGSYWVKDVKGNYAKVQGSLIGDLYRGIRDNGASVALGTAGAIGGGMLGGGVGMVAGGALGASLGAGYDYYGNTKDTNQEANLKEALMLMGENAGLSLVGDAAFAGVAKGARALKNTYAMAKTGSAVGKDMIDGIAVKGNNLKENIGDRFRSAMPTFVNDALSSGLDTTKNYVKEILDEKQTGLYNNLKNDTYLNPIEVNQGNVYADLLAKKAQSIADMSKNNLVKNISQKTADISTAISKNIGSKETALSHQELLNMSFMDNDLANVLAQNVKDNPQLANKLLNALSSSDKALLDELGISDDIGAKILYDLKESRAKRAYDEFGAGLDKLEKLNPNGVEIDKQIFRELADNAGVYSEATPTIVRSFLKRLDNGELDGKSVKQIYDEVSAISDKLKGEQSYNYKEFLNSVKDELLNSLVKNSSDPKLAKEILEKTRSDYAKFKKYYDSEIGKKLDGSEEDISKKLNKLINNTNDNKNYEAITKGLNPQEIAVIDEEFIKRNIAKYTKEFDGKKVLDYESFLESTKHFNPKSETGKIKMETLKAMGRLRKNMKPIYQSLATTKMEKQGKSIATTIDGRAMMMFINQFSDYIAFYFGRMFGLGKQAGMRIQYRRMVNNINNFQDFKTQTKEFINSIKDKYIKEQAQKLDAEFKAKVKDLIKGDNFYMDKPDPKYAKSDYTAKFNVEKWINNVTGILKDEWVVNLKAMAKKHPEMFKNEADVFRVIKEIKDNPTHFFKNYDDEVALIAKPLKDNKVGNIAIKKDSGKIIHINKTKDKDLERLNRRNKEMLTGTPTPATTKGSTTNVEGGLLQHSFKHSTQDKPKENLIEKLKEDRKNKKSVKEKLDEKIKNQKENDEDKWKRFDNFLKENKDYNLDVMGNLDVVTREFILNAKKKTHKGKKADIPDLMRSKIENELNIKPLKEFGKNYAEYYHDGKGALQKLLIEKQGQVAGAFHRKDLGDIDLVWGEVTDKIKHKGYGLAHIIDKHPDFYVKMIDEIVEKGEVKKSHNGFNIIYKDYRLGLNEGWNEKGQKIGNNKWVVTAFEKI; encoded by the coding sequence ATGAGCATAAGAGAATTTTTAAAAGAAAAACCAAGAGAAAGTGATATTTTAGCTTTTTTGCAGCAGGATAATAAAGATAAGAATGATTATTTAGATGAGTTAAGAAATGACATAGATAAAGCAATTACACAAAATAGAAATAATATCTCAATATATAATATACAAGACCAAAATCTAACAAATCCACTCGGGCATATTAGTCAATACAAGCGAGATTTGTATGATTATGAAAATAATCAGGAAATGAATGCTGATGATTTAAGTGATTATATTTTAGATAAACAATCTCAATTTAATGCTTCTAAACCTATTTTTGCTGATGATAACGAAGTGGCGAGAAAAAGCAATCAATTTATGAAAGATTTAGGAGATGAGCTTCAAAAATCCGGAAGAGGAAAACTTTTACAAGATAGCGATGGTTCATATTGGGTTAAAGATGTAAAAGGCAATTATGCTAAGGTTCAAGGAAGCCTAATAGGTGACTTATATCGTGGGATTAGAGATAATGGTGCTAGTGTAGCACTAGGAACAGCAGGTGCAATTGGCGGTGGTATGTTAGGTGGTGGAGTTGGTATGGTTGCTGGGGGTGCATTAGGTGCATCTTTAGGGGCTGGATATGATTATTATGGGAACACAAAAGATACAAATCAGGAAGCAAATTTAAAAGAAGCTCTTATGCTTATGGGGGAAAATGCTGGACTTTCTTTAGTTGGAGATGCAGCTTTTGCCGGAGTAGCTAAAGGTGCAAGAGCTTTAAAAAATACATACGCTATGGCAAAAACAGGGTCAGCTGTTGGCAAAGATATGATAGATGGGATAGCTGTTAAGGGAAATAATCTAAAAGAAAACATAGGGGATAGGTTTAGAAGTGCAATGCCTACTTTTGTAAACGATGCTCTCTCAAGTGGTTTGGATACAACAAAGAATTATGTTAAAGAAATATTAGATGAGAAGCAAACTGGACTTTATAATAATTTAAAAAATGATACTTATTTAAATCCTATAGAAGTTAATCAAGGCAATGTGTATGCGGATCTTTTAGCCAAAAAAGCTCAAAGCATAGCCGATATGTCAAAAAATAATCTTGTAAAAAATATTTCTCAAAAAACTGCAGATATTTCAACCGCAATAAGCAAAAATATAGGCTCAAAAGAAACAGCACTTAGCCACCAAGAACTTTTAAATATGTCTTTTATGGATAATGATTTAGCTAATGTATTAGCACAAAATGTAAAAGACAATCCTCAACTTGCAAATAAACTTTTAAATGCCTTATCATCTAGTGACAAGGCTCTTTTAGATGAGCTAGGCATAAGTGATGATATTGGTGCAAAAATTTTATACGATTTAAAAGAGAGTAGAGCTAAAAGAGCTTATGATGAATTTGGTGCAGGCTTAGATAAGCTTGAAAAATTAAACCCAAATGGAGTAGAAATTGATAAACAAATATTTAGAGAATTAGCTGATAATGCAGGGGTTTATAGTGAGGCAACTCCGACTATTGTTAGAAGTTTTTTAAAAAGATTAGATAATGGAGAACTAGATGGAAAAAGTGTTAAGCAAATTTATGATGAAGTTAGTGCAATTAGTGACAAACTAAAAGGCGAGCAATCTTATAATTATAAAGAATTTTTAAATAGTGTTAAAGATGAACTTTTAAACTCTTTGGTTAAAAATTCAAGCGACCCTAAACTTGCAAAAGAAATTTTAGAAAAAACAAGATCTGACTATGCTAAATTCAAAAAATATTATGATAGTGAAATTGGTAAAAAGCTAGATGGTAGCGAAGAGGATATAAGTAAAAAATTAAACAAACTCATCAACAATACAAATGATAATAAAAATTATGAAGCTATAACTAAAGGCTTAAATCCGCAAGAAATAGCGGTAATTGATGAAGAATTTATCAAAAGAAACATTGCAAAATACACAAAAGAGTTTGATGGCAAAAAAGTTTTAGATTATGAAAGTTTTTTAGAAAGTACTAAGCATTTTAATCCAAAGAGTGAAACTGGGAAAATCAAAATGGAAACCTTAAAAGCTATGGGGCGACTTAGAAAAAATATGAAACCAATATACCAGTCTTTAGCTACAACAAAAATGGAAAAACAAGGCAAAAGCATAGCTACAACTATAGATGGCAGGGCTATGATGATGTTTATTAATCAATTTAGTGATTATATAGCTTTTTATTTTGGGAGAATGTTTGGGCTTGGAAAACAAGCAGGAATGAGAATACAATATCGCCGTATGGTAAATAACATTAATAACTTTCAAGATTTTAAAACACAAACAAAAGAGTTTATCAATAGCATAAAGGATAAGTATATTAAGGAGCAGGCTCAAAAGTTAGATGCCGAATTTAAAGCTAAAGTTAAAGATTTAATCAAAGGCGATAACTTTTATATGGATAAGCCTGATCCTAAATATGCTAAAAGTGATTATACTGCTAAATTTAATGTAGAAAAATGGATTAATAATGTTACAGGAATTTTAAAAGATGAATGGGTAGTGAATTTAAAAGCTATGGCTAAAAAACACCCTGAAATGTTTAAAAATGAAGCAGATGTATTTAGGGTGATTAAAGAGATAAAGGACAATCCTACGCATTTTTTTAAAAACTATGATGATGAGGTGGCATTAATAGCTAAACCTTTAAAAGATAATAAGGTTGGTAATATAGCCATAAAAAAAGATAGTGGCAAAATTATACACATTAATAAAACAAAAGATAAAGATTTGGAGAGATTAAATCGTAGAAATAAAGAAATGCTGACAGGTACGCCAACTCCTGCAACCACTAAAGGCAGTACTACCAATGTGGAAGGCGGTTTATTACAGCATTCTTTCAAACATTCTACCCAAGATAAACCTAAAGAAAACTTAATTGAGAAATTAAAGGAGGATAGGAAAAACAAGAAAAGTGTTAAAGAAAAACTTGATGAAAAAATCAAAAATCAAAAAGAGAATGATGAGGATAAATGGAAAAGATTTGATAATTTTTTAAAAGAGAATAAAGACTATAATCTTGATGTTATGGGTAATTTAGATGTTGTCACTAGAGAATTTATACTCAATGCTAAAAAAAAGACACATAAAGGTAAAAAAGCTGATATACCTGATCTAATGCGTTCTAAAATAGAAAATGAATTAAACATCAAACCTTTAAAAGAATTTGGAAAAAATTACGCAGAGTATTACCATGATGGAAAGGGTGCTTTGCAAAAATTACTCATTGAAAAACAAGGGCAAGTAGCAGGTGCTTTTCATAGAAAAGACTTGGGAGATATTGATTTGGTTTGGGGAGAAGTAACAGATAAGATAAAACATAAAGGCTATGGTTTAGCTCATATTATCGATAAACACCCTGATTTTTATGTAAAAATGATTGATGAGATTGTTGAGAAAGGGGAAGTAAAGAAAAGCCATAATGGATTTAATATTATATATAAAGACTATAGATTGGGGCTAAATGAAGGTTGGAACGAAAAAGGTCAAAAGATAGGTAATAACAAATGGGTTGTTACTGCTTTTGAAAAGATTTAA
- a CDS encoding Rha family transcriptional regulator encodes MEKLAVINGVGVELEVANDQVTTTSLDIAAVFNKRHDNIIAKIETFPKDSFTDLNFKASKYTDSTGRVLPCYKITRDGFSLLVMGFTGEKAYKWKLAFINAFNEMEKRLKNLEQEQMQKLAFRQSLGYKSQLKQQKLKYENEIKALKYDLEHKNELSFKRKLSNEELLELRKFLAKDYEIVCFKKWEYMLFAESVSRKNYKLDKANGFCIYKSIEEKFNSRLDYYKHYDEYEEKWGNLLRR; translated from the coding sequence ATGGAAAAATTAGCTGTAATTAATGGCGTAGGTGTAGAGTTGGAGGTAGCCAACGACCAAGTAACGACTACCTCTTTAGATATCGCGGCTGTTTTTAATAAACGCCACGATAATATTATAGCAAAAATTGAAACTTTCCCAAAGGATAGTTTCACTGACCTTAATTTTAAGGCGAGTAAATATACTGATAGCACGGGTAGAGTTTTACCTTGTTATAAAATCACTCGAGATGGCTTTTCTTTACTTGTTATGGGGTTTACAGGAGAGAAAGCTTATAAATGGAAGTTAGCTTTTATTAATGCTTTCAATGAAATGGAAAAACGCTTAAAAAACCTCGAACAAGAGCAAATGCAAAAACTAGCTTTTAGACAGAGCTTAGGTTACAAATCTCAACTTAAACAGCAAAAGCTAAAATATGAAAATGAGATTAAAGCTTTAAAGTATGATTTAGAACATAAAAACGAGCTAAGCTTTAAAAGAAAACTTAGCAATGAAGAATTATTAGAGCTTAGGAAATTTCTAGCAAAAGATTATGAAATAGTTTGTTTTAAAAAATGGGAGTATATGTTATTTGCTGAAAGCGTTTCAAGAAAAAACTATAAACTAGACAAAGCAAATGGTTTTTGTATTTATAAAAGTATAGAAGAAAAGTTTAATTCTAGGCTTGATTATTATAAACATTATGATGAATATGAAGAAAAGTGGGGTAACTTATTAAGAAGGTAA
- a CDS encoding SU10 major capsid protein produces MALSSMDFTPPATQNVKLKPSVYEKIIQIGASETPLLNKIGTSSVTSPLLHSWLTDTLADPKKNANLELSKFNGETKNTTQKTSNATQIFITEVSVTTALMKAKQYGGNEMEYQVGKKTKEHKRDIEYALFGLGRDSDVKKSVFKEHIQAQNGVSGEMAGLFHYIAKGETSFSGGKRGNVLAFDEAKDWSGTPSLLTEDKLSQILQSIWDSGATPKDVFLGASLKPAINKLATRIFGNEKNLVGNVMSLETDFGTINFHLHRLLSPKYGLGDVLIAGDFEFMKHGLYIPTFIEDVPTDATAKAKRFYTQSTLEVRNADAFAIGVGLSGVEGGALKLKK; encoded by the coding sequence ATGGCTTTGTCATCTATGGACTTTACCCCACCAGCAACACAAAATGTTAAATTAAAACCTAGCGTATATGAAAAGATTATACAAATAGGTGCAAGCGAGACACCACTTTTAAACAAAATAGGCACATCAAGTGTTACAAGCCCACTGTTGCATTCTTGGCTTACAGACACATTAGCAGACCCAAAGAAGAATGCTAATTTGGAATTAAGTAAATTTAATGGCGAAACAAAAAACACAACTCAAAAAACATCTAATGCAACACAAATTTTTATTACAGAAGTTTCAGTTACCACGGCTTTAATGAAAGCTAAACAATATGGTGGCAATGAGATGGAATATCAAGTTGGTAAAAAGACAAAAGAGCATAAAAGAGATATAGAATATGCTTTATTTGGATTGGGTCGTGATAGTGATGTTAAAAAATCAGTTTTTAAAGAGCATATTCAAGCGCAAAATGGTGTAAGTGGAGAAATGGCAGGATTGTTTCACTATATAGCAAAAGGAGAAACAAGCTTTAGTGGTGGAAAAAGAGGCAATGTATTAGCATTTGATGAAGCAAAAGATTGGAGCGGAACTCCTAGCTTGCTTACTGAAGATAAATTAAGTCAAATTTTACAAAGCATTTGGGATAGTGGTGCTACACCTAAAGATGTATTTTTAGGAGCTAGTTTAAAACCGGCTATTAATAAACTCGCTACTAGGATTTTTGGAAATGAGAAAAATCTAGTTGGAAATGTTATGAGCCTTGAGACAGATTTTGGAACAATCAATTTTCACTTACATAGACTATTAAGCCCTAAATATGGATTAGGTGATGTTTTAATAGCAGGTGATTTTGAGTTTATGAAACACGGGCTTTACATTCCTACTTTTATTGAAGATGTACCTACTGATGCAACAGCAAAAGCAAAAAGATTTTACACTCAAAGCACATTAGAAGTAAGAAATGCTGATGCATTTGCTATAGGTGTTGGGCTTAGTGGCGTAGAAGGTGGAGCTTTAAAGCTTAAAAAATGA
- a CDS encoding DUF4376 domain-containing protein, translating into MLISKKFLSDIGELNKSSLSWAIEVKTQLALLIRNLNIDVDKSNEFNTVYIDDITPQEIENGTKAVKEYCLANKNENLYFEYLLAISQEDEKLNVLKEKKKHEIQTKRDEALESGLIYNEHTFQTRKEDKQNIIGAATNLMLDMQSKANSISEIIWIDINDEKVTFTPQDFLKFASSVAYHTQEIIFKANALKERIEQAKSEQDLEAIVWED; encoded by the coding sequence ATGCTTATAAGTAAAAAATTTTTAAGTGATATAGGGGAATTAAATAAAAGTAGTTTAAGTTGGGCCATTGAAGTTAAAACTCAGTTAGCTTTATTAATCAGAAATTTAAACATTGATGTAGATAAATCTAATGAGTTTAATACAGTATATATAGACGATATCACACCGCAAGAAATTGAAAATGGTACTAAAGCGGTTAAGGAATACTGTCTAGCAAATAAAAATGAGAATTTATATTTTGAATACTTACTAGCAATTTCACAAGAAGATGAAAAACTAAATGTTTTAAAAGAAAAGAAAAAACATGAAATTCAAACTAAAAGAGATGAAGCTTTAGAAAGCGGACTTATTTATAATGAGCATACTTTTCAAACAAGAAAAGAAGACAAACAAAATATCATTGGAGCTGCAACTAATTTAATGCTTGATATGCAAAGTAAAGCTAACTCAATCTCTGAAATCATTTGGATTGATATAAATGATGAAAAAGTAACTTTTACACCGCAAGATTTTTTAAAATTTGCTTCAAGTGTAGCTTATCATACCCAAGAAATTATCTTTAAAGCAAATGCATTAAAAGAAAGAATAGAACAAGCTAAATCTGAGCAAGATTTAGAAGCTATTGTTTGGGAGGATTAA
- a CDS encoding DUF1353 domain-containing protein — protein MIRKTLKRVIVKPFGKDRFEVVKEFEVSLCGLNFIVPKGFISDGASVPRIFWSIYPPYKSEYFSASIVHDYLCQKAYSKDDYKLADKVLKEAMSELGCSKVKTFIFYHACNTFHVVKCFLKGIK, from the coding sequence ATGATAAGAAAAACACTTAAAAGGGTTATAGTTAAACCTTTTGGCAAAGATAGATTTGAAGTTGTAAAAGAATTTGAAGTTAGTTTGTGTGGTTTAAATTTTATCGTGCCAAAAGGTTTTATTAGTGATGGTGCTTCAGTGCCACGCATTTTTTGGAGTATTTATCCTCCATATAAAAGTGAGTACTTTAGTGCTAGCATCGTGCATGATTATTTATGCCAAAAAGCATATTCAAAAGATGATTATAAGCTAGCAGATAAAGTTTTAAAAGAAGCTATGAGTGAGCTTGGTTGCTCTAAAGTAAAGACTTTTATTTTTTATCATGCGTGTAATACATTCCATGTGGTTAAATGTTTTTTGAAAGGAATAAAATGA
- a CDS encoding DUF5675 family protein, which produces MKLKLTRKYLRNTCVIGEFKVLDEKENILFECFSLEEDKEGVERDKDLRVPAGVYNLKRHTLSSFNDKGKRVVAGVKVLNDDDSVVNIYNDDVPFDRHILIHWGNTDKDTKGCILLGLTKSDESISQSRQACKELYDLLYQQDLSNIKLEITNKF; this is translated from the coding sequence ATGAAACTAAAATTAACTAGAAAGTATTTAAGAAATACTTGTGTCATAGGAGAGTTTAAAGTCTTAGATGAAAAAGAAAATATTCTTTTTGAATGTTTTTCTTTAGAAGAAGATAAAGAAGGCGTTGAAAGAGATAAAGACTTAAGAGTTCCTGCGGGAGTTTATAATCTAAAAAGACATACATTATCTAGTTTCAATGATAAAGGTAAAAGGGTAGTAGCAGGAGTTAAAGTTTTAAACGATGATGATAGCGTTGTAAATATCTACAACGATGATGTACCTTTTGATAGACACATTTTAATCCATTGGGGAAATACAGACAAAGATACAAAAGGTTGTATTTTACTAGGTTTAACTAAGAGTGATGAAAGTATAAGTCAAAGCAGACAAGCTTGTAAAGAATTATATGACTTGTTATATCAGCAAGATTTATCAAATATAAAATTAGAAATCACAAATAAATTTTAG